The Manihot esculenta cultivar AM560-2 chromosome 1, M.esculenta_v8, whole genome shotgun sequence genome has a window encoding:
- the LOC110615422 gene encoding U-box domain-containing protein 33 isoform X4, producing the protein MESIENGILELISGHGIRKLVMGAAADKRYSRNMMDVKSKKAISVCQQAPAYCHIWFICKQHLIYTKEGALDANGTECRQSSQQASQNTETGQSNHSRSQSFTLGQKNHPKLTNPAQDLLRRACSVTFGRQGGKSPALALPDNDGRPSAPHNMSDAEGASNVSSASSDECDTLSRSTSRGSLLSTYSSSGMVNVGLVSFDRTEGSEIGSELLTLPHRKEDPIHSTPPSVLQDRNIEDPLYDQLEQALSEAVNLRKEAFEAAVRRAKAERDAIEAIRRAKASEGLYAEELRQRKETEEALAKGKEELENIKNEKDEVMEELHIALDQKKSLERQIADNDQMVKELEQKIISAVELLQNYKNERDELQLERDNALKEAEELRKSRTEASSSHMPQFFSDFSFSEIEEATQNFNPSLKVGEGGYGSIYKGLLRHTQVAIKVLHSHSLQGPAEFQQEVDVLSKMRHPNLVTLIGACPEAWTLIYEYLLNGSLEDRLSCRGNSPPLSWQTRIRIATELCSVLIFLHSSKPHSIVHGDLKPANILLDANFVSKLSDFGICRLLSQNEDASVNTTICCRTDPKGTFAYMDPEFLSSGELTPKSDVYSFGIILLRLLTGRPALGITKEVQYALDKGNLKILLDPLAGDWPFVQAEQLAHMALRCCDMNRKSRPDLASEVWRVLEPMKASCGGSSYFQFGSEEHCQPPPYFICPIFQEVMQDPHVAADGFTYEAEALRGWLDSGHETSPMTNLKLAHTNLVPNHALRSAIQEWLQQQ; encoded by the exons ATGGAAAGCATTGAAAACGGAATTTTGGAACTTATTTCTGGGCATGGTATCAGGAAGCTTGTTATGGGAGCAGCGGCAGACAAGCGCTATTCAAG GAATATGATGGACGTCAAGTCTAAGAAGGCCATCTCTGTGTGCCAACAAGCACCTGCTTATTGTCACATATGGTTTATTTGCAAGCAGCACCTTATATACACAAA GGAAGGTGCTTTGGACGCAAATGGTACAGAGTGCAGACAATCCTCACAGCAAGCAAGCCAGAACACTGAAACTGGACAATCAAATCATTCGAGGTCGCAGTCTTTTACTCTAGGTCAGAAAAATCACCCAAAACTTACCAATCCAGCTCAAGATTTATTGCGCAGGGCATGTTCTGTGACTTTTGGCCGCCAGGGAGGAAAATCTCCAGCTCTTGCTTTGCCAGATAACGATGGCAGGCCATCAGCTCCACATAACATGTCAGATGCAGAAGGAGCTTCAAATGTTTCATCTGCTTCATCTGATGAATGTGATACATTGTCAAGGAGTACTTCTCGTGGTTCCCTTCTCTCAACCTACTCTTCCAGTGGAATGGTCAATGTTGGTTTGGTTTCATTTGATAGAACTGAAGGGAGTGAGATTGGATCAGAGTTGCTCACACTGCCTCATCGTAAAGAGGATCCTATCCATTCAACTCCTCCCAGTGTACTG CAGGATCGAAATATAGAGGATCCTCTCTATGATCAGCTTGAACAAGCATTATCAGAGGCTGTAAATTTAAGGAAAGAAGCATTTGAAGCAGCTGTAAGGCGTGCAAAAGCTGAAAGAGATGCGATTGAGGCTATACGCAGG GCCAAAGCATCTGAGGGCTTGTATGCTGAGGAGTTGAGACAAAGGAAAGAAACTGAGGAAGCGTTAGCAAAGGGAAAGGAAGAACTTGAAAATATAAAGAATGAGAAGGATGAGGTCATGGAAGAACTTCATATTGCCCTGGATCAAAAAAAATCGCTGGAGAGGCAAATTGCTGATAATGATCAGATGGTAAAGGAGTTGgaacaaaaaataatttctgcTGTGGAACTGTTGCAAAATTACAAAAACGAACGAGATGAATTGCAGTTGGAGCGTGACAATGCACTCAAAGAAGCAGAGGAGCTTAGGAAGAGTCGAACTGAGGCCTCAAGTTCACACATGCCACAATTCTTCTCTGATTTTTCATTCTCAGAGATCGAAGAAGCAACTCAGAACTTCAATCCATCTCTCAAGGTTGGGGAAGGGGGATATGGTAGCATTTATAAAGGCTTATTGCGCCACACCCAAGTGGCTATAAAGGTGCTGCACTCTCATAGTTTGCAAGGACCTGCTGAATTTCAACAGGAG gttgatgttttgagcaagaTGAGGCATCCAAACCTTGTCACACTCATAGGGGCTTGTCCAGAAGCTTGGACTCTTATCTACGAGTATCTTCTAAATGGAAGCCTTGAAGACCGACTGAGCTGCAGGGGTAATTCTCCTCCTCTGTCTTGGCAAACTCGAATACGCATTGCCACCGAGTTATGTTCCGTCCTCATCTTTCTTCACTCTAGTAAACCACATAGCATAGTGCATGGCGATCTAAAACCTGCTAATATCCTTCTTGATGCCAATTTTGTGAGTAAACTAAGTGACTTTGGAATCTGTCGTCTACTTTCTCAAAATGAAGACGCAAGCGTCAATACAACAATATGTTGCAGAACTGACCCCAAAGGCACTTTTGCATACATGGACCCGGAGTTTCTTTCCTCAGGAGAGCTTACTCCAAAGTCAGATGTTTATTCATTTGGGATTATATTACTAAGGCTGTTGACTGGAAGGCCAGCCTTGGGGATAACAAAGGAGGTGCAGTACGCATTAGACAAAGGAAATTTGAAAATCCTCTTGGATCCTTTGGCTGGAGATTGGCCATTTGTACAGGCAGAACAGTTGGCCCACATGGCTCTGAGATGCTGTGACATGAATCGTAAGAGCCGGCCAGATCTTGCATCAGAAGTGTGGAGGGTACTTGAACCAATGAAAGCTTCATGTGGAGGCTCGTCATATTTCCAGTTTGGCTCAGAAGAGCATTGCCAACCTCCTCCGTATTTTATATGCCCAATCTTCCAG GAAGTCATGCAAGATCCCCATGTAGCAGCTGATGGTTTTACTTACGAAGCAGAGGCATTAAGAGGATGGCTGGACAGTGGACACGAAACTTCGCCCATGACCAACCTTAAGCTTGCACACACAAATCTGGTGCCCAACCATGCTCTTCGATCAGCAATCCAGGAATGGCTGCAACAGCAGTAG
- the LOC110615422 gene encoding U-box domain-containing protein 33 isoform X1 has product MAVVSPAPAITQQMSTINFPEYRVPGNMAATTEIVDEPVARVIEEKIFVAVGKNLKENKSLLIWALQNSGGRKICIIHVHQPAQMIPLMGTKFHASSLKEQEVRAYREIERQEMHKILDGYLFICRKMGVQAEKLYIEMESIENGILELISGHGIRKLVMGAAADKRYSRNMMDVKSKKAISVCQQAPAYCHIWFICKQHLIYTKEGALDANGTECRQSSQQASQNTETGQSNHSRSQSFTLGQKNHPKLTNPAQDLLRRACSVTFGRQGGKSPALALPDNDGRPSAPHNMSDAEGASNVSSASSDECDTLSRSTSRGSLLSTYSSSGMVNVGLVSFDRTEGSEIGSELLTLPHRKEDPIHSTPPSVLQDRNIEDPLYDQLEQALSEAVNLRKEAFEAAVRRAKAERDAIEAIRRAKASEGLYAEELRQRKETEEALAKGKEELENIKNEKDEVMEELHIALDQKKSLERQIADNDQMVKELEQKIISAVELLQNYKNERDELQLERDNALKEAEELRKSRTEASSSHMPQFFSDFSFSEIEEATQNFNPSLKVGEGGYGSIYKGLLRHTQVAIKVLHSHSLQGPAEFQQEVDVLSKMRHPNLVTLIGACPEAWTLIYEYLLNGSLEDRLSCRGNSPPLSWQTRIRIATELCSVLIFLHSSKPHSIVHGDLKPANILLDANFVSKLSDFGICRLLSQNEDASVNTTICCRTDPKGTFAYMDPEFLSSGELTPKSDVYSFGIILLRLLTGRPALGITKEVQYALDKGNLKILLDPLAGDWPFVQAEQLAHMALRCCDMNRKSRPDLASEVWRVLEPMKASCGGSSYFQFGSEEHCQPPPYFICPIFQEVMQDPHVAADGFTYEAEALRGWLDSGHETSPMTNLKLAHTNLVPNHALRSAIQEWLQQQ; this is encoded by the exons ATGGCTGTGGTAAGTCCTGCTCCTGCAATTACTCAACAGATGAGTACGATAAATTTCCCTGAATACAGAGTTCCAGGAAACATGGCAGCCACCACGGAGATAGTGGACGAGCCGGTGGCGCGGGTAATTGAAGAGAAGATATTCGTTGCGGTGGgaaaaaatttgaaagaaaacaaATCCCTTCTTATCTGGGCATTACAGAACTCAGGAGGGAGGAAGATTTGCATCATTCATGTTCACCAACCCGCGCAGATGATTCCGTTGA TGGGTACAAAATTTCATGCAAGCTCACTTAAAGAACAGGAAGTCAGGGCTTACCGAGAAATTGAAAGGCAAGAGATGCATAAAATACTGGATGGGTACCTTTTTATTTGTCGGAAAATGGGG GTCCAGGCTGAGAAACTGTATATTGAAATGGAAAGCATTGAAAACGGAATTTTGGAACTTATTTCTGGGCATGGTATCAGGAAGCTTGTTATGGGAGCAGCGGCAGACAAGCGCTATTCAAG GAATATGATGGACGTCAAGTCTAAGAAGGCCATCTCTGTGTGCCAACAAGCACCTGCTTATTGTCACATATGGTTTATTTGCAAGCAGCACCTTATATACACAAA GGAAGGTGCTTTGGACGCAAATGGTACAGAGTGCAGACAATCCTCACAGCAAGCAAGCCAGAACACTGAAACTGGACAATCAAATCATTCGAGGTCGCAGTCTTTTACTCTAGGTCAGAAAAATCACCCAAAACTTACCAATCCAGCTCAAGATTTATTGCGCAGGGCATGTTCTGTGACTTTTGGCCGCCAGGGAGGAAAATCTCCAGCTCTTGCTTTGCCAGATAACGATGGCAGGCCATCAGCTCCACATAACATGTCAGATGCAGAAGGAGCTTCAAATGTTTCATCTGCTTCATCTGATGAATGTGATACATTGTCAAGGAGTACTTCTCGTGGTTCCCTTCTCTCAACCTACTCTTCCAGTGGAATGGTCAATGTTGGTTTGGTTTCATTTGATAGAACTGAAGGGAGTGAGATTGGATCAGAGTTGCTCACACTGCCTCATCGTAAAGAGGATCCTATCCATTCAACTCCTCCCAGTGTACTG CAGGATCGAAATATAGAGGATCCTCTCTATGATCAGCTTGAACAAGCATTATCAGAGGCTGTAAATTTAAGGAAAGAAGCATTTGAAGCAGCTGTAAGGCGTGCAAAAGCTGAAAGAGATGCGATTGAGGCTATACGCAGG GCCAAAGCATCTGAGGGCTTGTATGCTGAGGAGTTGAGACAAAGGAAAGAAACTGAGGAAGCGTTAGCAAAGGGAAAGGAAGAACTTGAAAATATAAAGAATGAGAAGGATGAGGTCATGGAAGAACTTCATATTGCCCTGGATCAAAAAAAATCGCTGGAGAGGCAAATTGCTGATAATGATCAGATGGTAAAGGAGTTGgaacaaaaaataatttctgcTGTGGAACTGTTGCAAAATTACAAAAACGAACGAGATGAATTGCAGTTGGAGCGTGACAATGCACTCAAAGAAGCAGAGGAGCTTAGGAAGAGTCGAACTGAGGCCTCAAGTTCACACATGCCACAATTCTTCTCTGATTTTTCATTCTCAGAGATCGAAGAAGCAACTCAGAACTTCAATCCATCTCTCAAGGTTGGGGAAGGGGGATATGGTAGCATTTATAAAGGCTTATTGCGCCACACCCAAGTGGCTATAAAGGTGCTGCACTCTCATAGTTTGCAAGGACCTGCTGAATTTCAACAGGAG gttgatgttttgagcaagaTGAGGCATCCAAACCTTGTCACACTCATAGGGGCTTGTCCAGAAGCTTGGACTCTTATCTACGAGTATCTTCTAAATGGAAGCCTTGAAGACCGACTGAGCTGCAGGGGTAATTCTCCTCCTCTGTCTTGGCAAACTCGAATACGCATTGCCACCGAGTTATGTTCCGTCCTCATCTTTCTTCACTCTAGTAAACCACATAGCATAGTGCATGGCGATCTAAAACCTGCTAATATCCTTCTTGATGCCAATTTTGTGAGTAAACTAAGTGACTTTGGAATCTGTCGTCTACTTTCTCAAAATGAAGACGCAAGCGTCAATACAACAATATGTTGCAGAACTGACCCCAAAGGCACTTTTGCATACATGGACCCGGAGTTTCTTTCCTCAGGAGAGCTTACTCCAAAGTCAGATGTTTATTCATTTGGGATTATATTACTAAGGCTGTTGACTGGAAGGCCAGCCTTGGGGATAACAAAGGAGGTGCAGTACGCATTAGACAAAGGAAATTTGAAAATCCTCTTGGATCCTTTGGCTGGAGATTGGCCATTTGTACAGGCAGAACAGTTGGCCCACATGGCTCTGAGATGCTGTGACATGAATCGTAAGAGCCGGCCAGATCTTGCATCAGAAGTGTGGAGGGTACTTGAACCAATGAAAGCTTCATGTGGAGGCTCGTCATATTTCCAGTTTGGCTCAGAAGAGCATTGCCAACCTCCTCCGTATTTTATATGCCCAATCTTCCAG GAAGTCATGCAAGATCCCCATGTAGCAGCTGATGGTTTTACTTACGAAGCAGAGGCATTAAGAGGATGGCTGGACAGTGGACACGAAACTTCGCCCATGACCAACCTTAAGCTTGCACACACAAATCTGGTGCCCAACCATGCTCTTCGATCAGCAATCCAGGAATGGCTGCAACAGCAGTAG
- the LOC110615422 gene encoding U-box domain-containing protein 33 isoform X2 translates to MAVVSPAPAITQQMSTINFPEYRVPGNMAATTEIVDEPVARVIEEKIFVAVGKNLKENKSLLIWALQNSGGRKICIIHVHQPAQMIPLMGTKFHASSLKEQEVRAYREIERQEMHKILDGYLFICRKMGVQAEKLYIEMESIENGILELISGHGIRKLVMGAAADKRYSRNMMDVKSKKAISVCQQAPAYCHIWFICKQHLIYTKEGALDANGTECRQSSQQASQNTETGQSNHSRSQSFTLGQKNHPKLTNPAQDLLRRACSVTFGRQGGKSPALALPDNDGRPSAPHNMSDAEGASNVSSASSDECDTLSRSTSRGSLLSTYSSSGMVNVGLVSFDRTEGSEIGSELLTLPHRKEDPIHSTPPSVLDRNIEDPLYDQLEQALSEAVNLRKEAFEAAVRRAKAERDAIEAIRRAKASEGLYAEELRQRKETEEALAKGKEELENIKNEKDEVMEELHIALDQKKSLERQIADNDQMVKELEQKIISAVELLQNYKNERDELQLERDNALKEAEELRKSRTEASSSHMPQFFSDFSFSEIEEATQNFNPSLKVGEGGYGSIYKGLLRHTQVAIKVLHSHSLQGPAEFQQEVDVLSKMRHPNLVTLIGACPEAWTLIYEYLLNGSLEDRLSCRGNSPPLSWQTRIRIATELCSVLIFLHSSKPHSIVHGDLKPANILLDANFVSKLSDFGICRLLSQNEDASVNTTICCRTDPKGTFAYMDPEFLSSGELTPKSDVYSFGIILLRLLTGRPALGITKEVQYALDKGNLKILLDPLAGDWPFVQAEQLAHMALRCCDMNRKSRPDLASEVWRVLEPMKASCGGSSYFQFGSEEHCQPPPYFICPIFQEVMQDPHVAADGFTYEAEALRGWLDSGHETSPMTNLKLAHTNLVPNHALRSAIQEWLQQQ, encoded by the exons ATGGCTGTGGTAAGTCCTGCTCCTGCAATTACTCAACAGATGAGTACGATAAATTTCCCTGAATACAGAGTTCCAGGAAACATGGCAGCCACCACGGAGATAGTGGACGAGCCGGTGGCGCGGGTAATTGAAGAGAAGATATTCGTTGCGGTGGgaaaaaatttgaaagaaaacaaATCCCTTCTTATCTGGGCATTACAGAACTCAGGAGGGAGGAAGATTTGCATCATTCATGTTCACCAACCCGCGCAGATGATTCCGTTGA TGGGTACAAAATTTCATGCAAGCTCACTTAAAGAACAGGAAGTCAGGGCTTACCGAGAAATTGAAAGGCAAGAGATGCATAAAATACTGGATGGGTACCTTTTTATTTGTCGGAAAATGGGG GTCCAGGCTGAGAAACTGTATATTGAAATGGAAAGCATTGAAAACGGAATTTTGGAACTTATTTCTGGGCATGGTATCAGGAAGCTTGTTATGGGAGCAGCGGCAGACAAGCGCTATTCAAG GAATATGATGGACGTCAAGTCTAAGAAGGCCATCTCTGTGTGCCAACAAGCACCTGCTTATTGTCACATATGGTTTATTTGCAAGCAGCACCTTATATACACAAA GGAAGGTGCTTTGGACGCAAATGGTACAGAGTGCAGACAATCCTCACAGCAAGCAAGCCAGAACACTGAAACTGGACAATCAAATCATTCGAGGTCGCAGTCTTTTACTCTAGGTCAGAAAAATCACCCAAAACTTACCAATCCAGCTCAAGATTTATTGCGCAGGGCATGTTCTGTGACTTTTGGCCGCCAGGGAGGAAAATCTCCAGCTCTTGCTTTGCCAGATAACGATGGCAGGCCATCAGCTCCACATAACATGTCAGATGCAGAAGGAGCTTCAAATGTTTCATCTGCTTCATCTGATGAATGTGATACATTGTCAAGGAGTACTTCTCGTGGTTCCCTTCTCTCAACCTACTCTTCCAGTGGAATGGTCAATGTTGGTTTGGTTTCATTTGATAGAACTGAAGGGAGTGAGATTGGATCAGAGTTGCTCACACTGCCTCATCGTAAAGAGGATCCTATCCATTCAACTCCTCCCAGTGTACTG GATCGAAATATAGAGGATCCTCTCTATGATCAGCTTGAACAAGCATTATCAGAGGCTGTAAATTTAAGGAAAGAAGCATTTGAAGCAGCTGTAAGGCGTGCAAAAGCTGAAAGAGATGCGATTGAGGCTATACGCAGG GCCAAAGCATCTGAGGGCTTGTATGCTGAGGAGTTGAGACAAAGGAAAGAAACTGAGGAAGCGTTAGCAAAGGGAAAGGAAGAACTTGAAAATATAAAGAATGAGAAGGATGAGGTCATGGAAGAACTTCATATTGCCCTGGATCAAAAAAAATCGCTGGAGAGGCAAATTGCTGATAATGATCAGATGGTAAAGGAGTTGgaacaaaaaataatttctgcTGTGGAACTGTTGCAAAATTACAAAAACGAACGAGATGAATTGCAGTTGGAGCGTGACAATGCACTCAAAGAAGCAGAGGAGCTTAGGAAGAGTCGAACTGAGGCCTCAAGTTCACACATGCCACAATTCTTCTCTGATTTTTCATTCTCAGAGATCGAAGAAGCAACTCAGAACTTCAATCCATCTCTCAAGGTTGGGGAAGGGGGATATGGTAGCATTTATAAAGGCTTATTGCGCCACACCCAAGTGGCTATAAAGGTGCTGCACTCTCATAGTTTGCAAGGACCTGCTGAATTTCAACAGGAG gttgatgttttgagcaagaTGAGGCATCCAAACCTTGTCACACTCATAGGGGCTTGTCCAGAAGCTTGGACTCTTATCTACGAGTATCTTCTAAATGGAAGCCTTGAAGACCGACTGAGCTGCAGGGGTAATTCTCCTCCTCTGTCTTGGCAAACTCGAATACGCATTGCCACCGAGTTATGTTCCGTCCTCATCTTTCTTCACTCTAGTAAACCACATAGCATAGTGCATGGCGATCTAAAACCTGCTAATATCCTTCTTGATGCCAATTTTGTGAGTAAACTAAGTGACTTTGGAATCTGTCGTCTACTTTCTCAAAATGAAGACGCAAGCGTCAATACAACAATATGTTGCAGAACTGACCCCAAAGGCACTTTTGCATACATGGACCCGGAGTTTCTTTCCTCAGGAGAGCTTACTCCAAAGTCAGATGTTTATTCATTTGGGATTATATTACTAAGGCTGTTGACTGGAAGGCCAGCCTTGGGGATAACAAAGGAGGTGCAGTACGCATTAGACAAAGGAAATTTGAAAATCCTCTTGGATCCTTTGGCTGGAGATTGGCCATTTGTACAGGCAGAACAGTTGGCCCACATGGCTCTGAGATGCTGTGACATGAATCGTAAGAGCCGGCCAGATCTTGCATCAGAAGTGTGGAGGGTACTTGAACCAATGAAAGCTTCATGTGGAGGCTCGTCATATTTCCAGTTTGGCTCAGAAGAGCATTGCCAACCTCCTCCGTATTTTATATGCCCAATCTTCCAG GAAGTCATGCAAGATCCCCATGTAGCAGCTGATGGTTTTACTTACGAAGCAGAGGCATTAAGAGGATGGCTGGACAGTGGACACGAAACTTCGCCCATGACCAACCTTAAGCTTGCACACACAAATCTGGTGCCCAACCATGCTCTTCGATCAGCAATCCAGGAATGGCTGCAACAGCAGTAG
- the LOC110615422 gene encoding U-box domain-containing protein 33 isoform X3 has translation MAVVSPAPAITQQMSTINFPEYRVPGNMAATTEIVDEPVARVIEEKIFVAVGKNLKENKSLLIWALQNSGGRKICIIHVHQPAQMIPLMGTKFHASSLKEQEVRAYREIERQEMHKILDGYLFICRKMGVQAEKLYIEMESIENGILELISGHGIRKLVMGAAADKRYSRNMMDVKSKKAISVCQQAPAYCHIWFICKQHLIYTKEGALDANGTECRQSSQQASQNTETGQSNHSRSQSFTLGQKNHPKLTNPAQDLLRRACSVTFGRQGGKSPALALPDNDGRPSAPHNMSDAEGASNVSSASSDECDTLSRSTSRGSLLSTYSSSGMVNVGLVSFDRTEGSEIGSELLTLPHRKEDPIHSTPPSVLAKASEGLYAEELRQRKETEEALAKGKEELENIKNEKDEVMEELHIALDQKKSLERQIADNDQMVKELEQKIISAVELLQNYKNERDELQLERDNALKEAEELRKSRTEASSSHMPQFFSDFSFSEIEEATQNFNPSLKVGEGGYGSIYKGLLRHTQVAIKVLHSHSLQGPAEFQQEVDVLSKMRHPNLVTLIGACPEAWTLIYEYLLNGSLEDRLSCRGNSPPLSWQTRIRIATELCSVLIFLHSSKPHSIVHGDLKPANILLDANFVSKLSDFGICRLLSQNEDASVNTTICCRTDPKGTFAYMDPEFLSSGELTPKSDVYSFGIILLRLLTGRPALGITKEVQYALDKGNLKILLDPLAGDWPFVQAEQLAHMALRCCDMNRKSRPDLASEVWRVLEPMKASCGGSSYFQFGSEEHCQPPPYFICPIFQEVMQDPHVAADGFTYEAEALRGWLDSGHETSPMTNLKLAHTNLVPNHALRSAIQEWLQQQ, from the exons ATGGCTGTGGTAAGTCCTGCTCCTGCAATTACTCAACAGATGAGTACGATAAATTTCCCTGAATACAGAGTTCCAGGAAACATGGCAGCCACCACGGAGATAGTGGACGAGCCGGTGGCGCGGGTAATTGAAGAGAAGATATTCGTTGCGGTGGgaaaaaatttgaaagaaaacaaATCCCTTCTTATCTGGGCATTACAGAACTCAGGAGGGAGGAAGATTTGCATCATTCATGTTCACCAACCCGCGCAGATGATTCCGTTGA TGGGTACAAAATTTCATGCAAGCTCACTTAAAGAACAGGAAGTCAGGGCTTACCGAGAAATTGAAAGGCAAGAGATGCATAAAATACTGGATGGGTACCTTTTTATTTGTCGGAAAATGGGG GTCCAGGCTGAGAAACTGTATATTGAAATGGAAAGCATTGAAAACGGAATTTTGGAACTTATTTCTGGGCATGGTATCAGGAAGCTTGTTATGGGAGCAGCGGCAGACAAGCGCTATTCAAG GAATATGATGGACGTCAAGTCTAAGAAGGCCATCTCTGTGTGCCAACAAGCACCTGCTTATTGTCACATATGGTTTATTTGCAAGCAGCACCTTATATACACAAA GGAAGGTGCTTTGGACGCAAATGGTACAGAGTGCAGACAATCCTCACAGCAAGCAAGCCAGAACACTGAAACTGGACAATCAAATCATTCGAGGTCGCAGTCTTTTACTCTAGGTCAGAAAAATCACCCAAAACTTACCAATCCAGCTCAAGATTTATTGCGCAGGGCATGTTCTGTGACTTTTGGCCGCCAGGGAGGAAAATCTCCAGCTCTTGCTTTGCCAGATAACGATGGCAGGCCATCAGCTCCACATAACATGTCAGATGCAGAAGGAGCTTCAAATGTTTCATCTGCTTCATCTGATGAATGTGATACATTGTCAAGGAGTACTTCTCGTGGTTCCCTTCTCTCAACCTACTCTTCCAGTGGAATGGTCAATGTTGGTTTGGTTTCATTTGATAGAACTGAAGGGAGTGAGATTGGATCAGAGTTGCTCACACTGCCTCATCGTAAAGAGGATCCTATCCATTCAACTCCTCCCAGTGTACTG GCCAAAGCATCTGAGGGCTTGTATGCTGAGGAGTTGAGACAAAGGAAAGAAACTGAGGAAGCGTTAGCAAAGGGAAAGGAAGAACTTGAAAATATAAAGAATGAGAAGGATGAGGTCATGGAAGAACTTCATATTGCCCTGGATCAAAAAAAATCGCTGGAGAGGCAAATTGCTGATAATGATCAGATGGTAAAGGAGTTGgaacaaaaaataatttctgcTGTGGAACTGTTGCAAAATTACAAAAACGAACGAGATGAATTGCAGTTGGAGCGTGACAATGCACTCAAAGAAGCAGAGGAGCTTAGGAAGAGTCGAACTGAGGCCTCAAGTTCACACATGCCACAATTCTTCTCTGATTTTTCATTCTCAGAGATCGAAGAAGCAACTCAGAACTTCAATCCATCTCTCAAGGTTGGGGAAGGGGGATATGGTAGCATTTATAAAGGCTTATTGCGCCACACCCAAGTGGCTATAAAGGTGCTGCACTCTCATAGTTTGCAAGGACCTGCTGAATTTCAACAGGAG gttgatgttttgagcaagaTGAGGCATCCAAACCTTGTCACACTCATAGGGGCTTGTCCAGAAGCTTGGACTCTTATCTACGAGTATCTTCTAAATGGAAGCCTTGAAGACCGACTGAGCTGCAGGGGTAATTCTCCTCCTCTGTCTTGGCAAACTCGAATACGCATTGCCACCGAGTTATGTTCCGTCCTCATCTTTCTTCACTCTAGTAAACCACATAGCATAGTGCATGGCGATCTAAAACCTGCTAATATCCTTCTTGATGCCAATTTTGTGAGTAAACTAAGTGACTTTGGAATCTGTCGTCTACTTTCTCAAAATGAAGACGCAAGCGTCAATACAACAATATGTTGCAGAACTGACCCCAAAGGCACTTTTGCATACATGGACCCGGAGTTTCTTTCCTCAGGAGAGCTTACTCCAAAGTCAGATGTTTATTCATTTGGGATTATATTACTAAGGCTGTTGACTGGAAGGCCAGCCTTGGGGATAACAAAGGAGGTGCAGTACGCATTAGACAAAGGAAATTTGAAAATCCTCTTGGATCCTTTGGCTGGAGATTGGCCATTTGTACAGGCAGAACAGTTGGCCCACATGGCTCTGAGATGCTGTGACATGAATCGTAAGAGCCGGCCAGATCTTGCATCAGAAGTGTGGAGGGTACTTGAACCAATGAAAGCTTCATGTGGAGGCTCGTCATATTTCCAGTTTGGCTCAGAAGAGCATTGCCAACCTCCTCCGTATTTTATATGCCCAATCTTCCAG GAAGTCATGCAAGATCCCCATGTAGCAGCTGATGGTTTTACTTACGAAGCAGAGGCATTAAGAGGATGGCTGGACAGTGGACACGAAACTTCGCCCATGACCAACCTTAAGCTTGCACACACAAATCTGGTGCCCAACCATGCTCTTCGATCAGCAATCCAGGAATGGCTGCAACAGCAGTAG